A genomic window from Paenibacillus sp. FSL K6-0276 includes:
- the rpsD gene encoding 30S ribosomal protein S4, whose product MARYTGPKFKLSRRLGISLSGTGKDLKRPFPPGQHGANQRRKVSNYGMQLLEKQKLRHMYGLGEKQFKTLFTKAQKLPGLAGENFMFLLESRLDNLVYRLGFANSRAGARQLVSHGHVTVNGKKVDIASYRVSLGDVIGLRERSQSMASIKEALANRSHLPAYLEYAEGSFEGKYIRLPERSELSQDIDEKQIVEFYNR is encoded by the coding sequence ATGGCACGTTACACCGGACCTAAATTCAAACTCAGCCGCCGTCTGGGCATTTCCCTTAGCGGTACAGGCAAAGACCTGAAACGCCCTTTTCCACCAGGACAACACGGAGCTAACCAACGCAGAAAAGTAAGTAACTACGGAATGCAGCTTTTGGAAAAACAAAAACTGCGTCACATGTATGGTTTGGGAGAGAAACAATTCAAAACTCTCTTCACTAAAGCACAAAAGCTTCCAGGTCTTGCGGGCGAAAACTTCATGTTCTTGCTTGAAAGCCGCTTGGACAACCTAGTTTACCGTCTTGGATTTGCTAACTCCCGTGCTGGTGCACGTCAGTTGGTATCCCACGGACACGTAACTGTAAACGGCAAAAAAGTCGACATCGCTTCTTACCGTGTAAGCTTGGGCGACGTTATCGGTCTTCGTGAAAGAAGCCAAAGCATGGCTTCCATCAAAGAAGCTCTTGCTAACCGTTCCCACCTTCCAGCTTACCTGGAATATGCTGAAGGATCTTTCGAAGGTAAATACATTCGTTTGCCAGAACGTTCCGAGCTTTCCCAGGATATCGATGAGAAACAAATCGTCGAGTTCTACAACCGTTAA
- the acsA gene encoding acetate--CoA ligase, with amino-acid sequence MGQVHSEILPGRVQSSNMSDYTEAVANFKWEDVERNFSWYETGKVNMAHEAVDRHVQEGRGATTALLYSDAVRDESYTFADLQERSNRFGNVLRKYGIGKGDRVFIFMPRQPELYFSLLGILKIGAIAGPLFEAFMETAVKDRLEDSGAIAIVTTPELLHRVKRDELPNLRHIFLVGGTSDIEQGNLGFAEEMADASSELELEWLDLDDGLIMHYTSGSTGKPKGVYHVQRAMIQHYYTGRVVLDLRPDDIYWCTADPGWVTGTSYGIFSPWLNGVTNVVRGGRFSPQDWYKTIERNKVSIWYSAPTAFRMLMGAGESSIQGIDLSSLRHVLSVGEPLNPEVVRWGDKFYNQRIHDTWWMTETGAQLICNYPGMDIKPGSMGRPLPGIEAAILDDRGNVLPPFSMGNLAIRTPWPSMMNSIWNNQTKYDEYFRIPGWYISGDSAYMDDDGYFWFQGRIDDVINSSGERIGPFEVESKLVEHPAVAEAGVIGKPDLVRGEIIKAFISLREGYTPTAALKEEIAAFVKAGLSAHAAPREIEFKDKLPKTRSGKIMRRVLKAWELHLPTGDLSTIED; translated from the coding sequence ATGGGTCAAGTCCATAGCGAAATTTTGCCGGGCCGTGTGCAGAGCTCCAATATGTCTGATTACACTGAGGCAGTAGCCAATTTTAAGTGGGAGGATGTTGAACGTAACTTCTCATGGTATGAAACCGGCAAGGTTAATATGGCACATGAAGCAGTGGATCGCCACGTTCAAGAAGGACGGGGAGCGACAACGGCCCTGCTCTACAGTGATGCTGTGCGGGATGAATCCTATACATTTGCCGATCTGCAGGAACGGTCGAATCGGTTCGGAAATGTATTGCGTAAATATGGTATCGGTAAAGGAGATCGGGTATTTATTTTTATGCCTCGACAACCGGAACTATATTTTAGTTTACTAGGCATTTTGAAAATTGGGGCTATAGCAGGCCCTTTGTTCGAAGCCTTCATGGAGACAGCAGTTAAGGACCGGCTGGAAGATAGCGGAGCCATTGCTATAGTTACTACGCCTGAACTACTTCATCGTGTAAAGCGAGATGAGCTTCCGAATTTACGTCATATTTTTCTAGTAGGCGGCACCTCTGATATTGAGCAAGGTAACTTAGGCTTCGCAGAGGAGATGGCTGACGCATCTTCTGAGCTTGAATTGGAATGGCTTGACCTGGACGATGGCCTTATCATGCATTATACATCTGGTTCTACTGGAAAACCTAAAGGTGTTTATCATGTACAAAGAGCAATGATTCAACATTATTATACAGGTAGAGTGGTGCTGGATCTACGTCCAGATGATATTTACTGGTGTACAGCAGATCCCGGCTGGGTGACTGGAACGTCTTACGGAATATTTTCCCCATGGTTAAATGGGGTAACTAATGTTGTGAGAGGGGGGCGTTTTAGCCCTCAGGATTGGTATAAGACGATTGAACGAAATAAGGTAAGCATTTGGTACAGTGCACCTACAGCATTTCGCATGTTGATGGGGGCAGGGGAGAGTTCAATACAGGGAATCGATTTGAGCAGTCTGCGCCATGTTCTGTCTGTTGGAGAGCCATTAAATCCTGAAGTAGTGCGGTGGGGAGATAAATTTTACAATCAGCGCATTCATGATACTTGGTGGATGACAGAGACTGGGGCACAACTGATTTGTAATTATCCTGGAATGGATATCAAACCAGGTTCTATGGGTCGTCCGTTGCCGGGCATTGAAGCAGCGATTCTGGATGATCGAGGTAATGTTCTCCCGCCATTCTCTATGGGTAATCTTGCGATACGGACCCCTTGGCCATCCATGATGAATTCGATCTGGAACAATCAGACGAAGTACGATGAGTATTTCCGTATTCCTGGTTGGTACATTTCTGGTGATTCCGCTTATATGGATGATGATGGATATTTCTGGTTCCAAGGACGGATTGATGACGTTATCAACTCTTCAGGTGAACGTATTGGACCATTTGAAGTGGAGAGTAAACTGGTAGAGCATCCAGCTGTGGCAGAAGCGGGCGTAATTGGTAAACCAGACCTTGTGCGGGGGGAAATTATTAAGGCCTTCATCTCGCTCAGAGAAGGCTATACTCCTACTGCTGCTCTCAAAGAGGAGATCGCAGCATTTGTTAAAGCCGGGCTGTCTGCCCATGCTGCACCGAGAGAGATCGAATTTAAGGATAAACTCCCGAAGACACGATCAGGTAAAATCATGCGGCGTGTATTAAAGGCTTGGGAGCTTCATCTACCAACTGGCGATTTATCAACAATAGAAGATTAG
- a CDS encoding aminopeptidase, whose amino-acid sequence MKDPRIQKLAANLVGYSVDVQPGENVLVEMIGNERDLIKAVVEEIGKAGGHAFVQLTDRTVLRSMLKYATRESLQAWAEIDLNRMKQMDCYIGIRAGENVNDLSDVPEENMKLYNSLYSHPVHSEQRVKHTKWVVLRYPNASMAQLANISTEAFEDFYFEVCNLDYAKMDKAQDALADLMRRTDKVHISGPGTDLKFSIKGIGAEKCSGQKNIPDGEVYSAPVRDSVNGTISYNAPSVYNGVTFENIKFKFENGKIVEATSNDSARLNEILNSDDGARHIGEFAIGFNPYILHPMNDILFDEKIAGSMHFTPGQAYDVTDNGNRSSIHWDLVLIQRPDYGGGEIYFDDVLIRKDGIFVLPELEGLNPENLK is encoded by the coding sequence ATGAAGGATCCCAGAATTCAAAAGCTGGCGGCTAACCTTGTAGGTTATTCCGTAGATGTCCAGCCAGGCGAGAACGTGCTTGTAGAAATGATTGGCAACGAAAGAGATTTAATCAAAGCTGTTGTTGAGGAAATCGGCAAGGCCGGTGGGCATGCTTTTGTACAGTTGACAGATCGTACAGTCCTACGCAGCATGCTTAAATATGCAACACGCGAGAGTCTTCAGGCATGGGCTGAAATTGACTTGAACCGGATGAAGCAAATGGATTGTTATATCGGCATCCGTGCAGGCGAGAATGTGAATGACCTGTCCGATGTTCCTGAAGAAAATATGAAATTGTATAACTCCCTTTATTCCCATCCAGTGCATAGTGAACAGCGCGTGAAGCATACGAAGTGGGTAGTACTACGTTATCCTAATGCGAGTATGGCTCAGCTTGCAAATATTAGTACAGAAGCATTTGAGGACTTTTATTTCGAAGTGTGCAATTTGGATTACGCTAAAATGGACAAGGCTCAGGATGCATTAGCTGATCTCATGCGCAGAACGGATAAGGTACATATTTCAGGTCCTGGAACAGATCTTAAGTTCTCCATCAAAGGAATCGGTGCAGAAAAATGCTCTGGGCAAAAGAATATTCCGGATGGCGAGGTTTATAGCGCCCCAGTTCGTGATTCTGTGAATGGAACGATCAGCTATAATGCACCATCTGTATATAACGGAGTGACTTTCGAAAATATCAAGTTCAAATTCGAGAACGGTAAAATTGTTGAAGCAACAAGCAATGACTCTGCTCGCTTGAATGAAATCCTGAATTCAGATGACGGTGCACGTCATATCGGCGAATTTGCCATAGGCTTTAACCCTTACATTCTGCACCCAATGAATGACATTCTGTTCGATGAGAAAATCGCAGGCAGCATGCACTTTACACCAGGACAAGCCTATGATGTTACCGATAACGGAAACCGTTCCTCCATTCACTGGGATCTTGTGCTGATCCAACGTCCGGACTATGGTGGTGGGGAGATTTATTTTGACGATGTATTGATCCGTAAGGATGGAATCTTCGTGTTACCAGAACTGGAAGGTCTGAATCCAGAAAACTTGAAATAG
- a CDS encoding HPr family phosphocarrier protein, whose translation MSSNNAAIVDIAQTAGQFNSSIVLQADNKYIDVKSILGLFTTLVSSQSYELHVHGTDAEEAKKAMSEVFAKHGLNFTVVAE comes from the coding sequence ATGTCCAGTAACAATGCGGCAATCGTTGATATTGCTCAAACGGCAGGTCAGTTCAACTCTTCAATCGTTCTTCAAGCGGACAACAAGTACATTGATGTTAAGAGTATCCTTGGTTTGTTCACGACTTTGGTATCAAGCCAAAGCTACGAGCTTCATGTTCACGGAACAGATGCAGAAGAAGCTAAGAAGGCAATGAGTGAAGTTTTTGCTAAACACGGTTTGAACTTTACAGTTGTAGCTGAGTAA
- a CDS encoding sensor domain-containing diguanylate cyclase: MSEQKAYVHKDSRMLLQDNIHASRDSEDPTAWLRETEIVTHDFPYLANLITDSFNDWFGGLDDLPFSRSWEWCVLNFEGKYLRNIKDQQELWRQQWEQAAATSLISRTISEVQLTVEGKGLSFFTIPLITRVDNEIFAFLGCCMSTQQYEMGGRDTAEAMSLHYRTCFYHKFEHIFVADLASIHINAERESNRRSLLFQIVQRMHDNIDVNAVLSEVIDSISAMYPGARLELFMSQDHRSTHPQVKPLPFHMSSDDVCARAFKDGRVALHTSNEDHRNVEIGLPLGGKQGVYGVFHMVMDNPIFPDVDLRFLTMVADTAGTAFENAKLYERSNQLIRELRMSNELTQRLNQSLRLGDIFQFAFEELLEMFGADYCCILHMNEEKGGLEVIACNHPSLQNEILEVGVGLGGKVYSTGESLIMSDYIDNPKTTSLLMSATGSQSLIATPLSVGGEIRGAIMLAHRDSHYFSYDNYRLLQAMAGHIGLAVGNARLHAEVKRLANRDSLTGLYARHYLDEEIKERQSTDFCGCLIVVDIDQFKVVNDTYGHQKGDKILKEVSDIVKSSIRQGDIAARWGGEELSVYLPLMGVEQAGYVAERIRKRVMEETEPSVTVSCGIAEWSWMDDRVSVESLFYRADMALYKAKHNGRNQVVVDK; encoded by the coding sequence ATGTCAGAGCAGAAAGCATACGTTCATAAAGACAGTCGTATGCTGTTACAGGACAACATACACGCTAGTAGAGATTCCGAAGATCCCACCGCCTGGCTTAGGGAAACGGAAATAGTAACTCATGACTTCCCTTATCTAGCAAATCTGATTACAGACAGTTTCAATGATTGGTTTGGTGGGCTCGATGACCTTCCGTTCTCCAGATCCTGGGAATGGTGTGTGCTGAATTTTGAAGGTAAGTATTTAAGAAACATAAAGGATCAACAAGAACTATGGAGGCAGCAGTGGGAACAGGCAGCAGCTACTAGCCTGATCTCAAGAACAATCTCTGAAGTTCAATTAACAGTAGAGGGCAAGGGTCTGAGTTTTTTTACAATACCGCTTATCACTCGTGTCGATAATGAAATTTTTGCTTTTCTGGGTTGCTGTATGTCTACGCAACAATATGAAATGGGTGGACGAGATACCGCTGAAGCAATGTCGTTGCATTACCGTACCTGTTTCTATCATAAGTTTGAACATATATTTGTAGCTGATCTTGCAAGTATTCATATTAATGCTGAACGCGAAAGCAATCGTCGCTCTTTGCTATTTCAGATTGTCCAGCGGATGCATGACAACATTGATGTGAATGCTGTTCTTTCGGAGGTCATAGATAGCATCTCTGCGATGTATCCAGGGGCCAGGCTCGAGCTGTTTATGTCACAAGATCACCGCAGCACTCATCCGCAAGTCAAACCATTACCATTCCACATGTCCAGCGATGATGTCTGTGCTAGGGCGTTTAAGGATGGACGTGTTGCACTGCACACTAGTAATGAAGATCACCGTAATGTAGAGATTGGTCTTCCGTTAGGTGGAAAGCAGGGGGTTTACGGGGTATTCCATATGGTGATGGATAATCCAATCTTTCCGGATGTTGATTTGCGGTTTCTCACAATGGTGGCCGATACGGCAGGGACTGCTTTTGAGAATGCCAAGTTATATGAGCGCTCCAATCAGCTTATCCGCGAGCTCCGCATGAGTAATGAGCTTACCCAGCGTCTGAATCAAAGCTTGCGTTTAGGCGATATTTTTCAATTTGCGTTTGAAGAGTTACTTGAAATGTTTGGTGCAGATTACTGCTGCATTTTACATATGAATGAGGAAAAGGGTGGTCTAGAAGTTATTGCCTGTAACCATCCCTCTTTGCAGAACGAAATTTTAGAAGTAGGGGTAGGTTTAGGTGGAAAGGTATATTCCACAGGTGAATCACTGATCATGTCTGACTACATCGATAATCCTAAGACAACTTCGCTTCTAATGAGTGCTACTGGTTCGCAATCGCTGATTGCAACACCTCTTAGTGTGGGTGGTGAAATACGTGGTGCGATCATGTTGGCACATCGAGATTCACATTATTTTTCTTATGACAATTATAGGTTGTTGCAGGCGATGGCGGGGCATATTGGACTAGCGGTAGGCAACGCCAGGTTACACGCTGAAGTCAAACGCCTTGCGAACAGAGATAGTCTAACAGGACTTTATGCTCGTCATTATCTGGACGAAGAGATAAAAGAAAGACAGTCTACGGACTTTTGCGGTTGTTTAATTGTTGTAGATATTGATCAGTTCAAGGTTGTGAATGATACTTACGGTCATCAAAAAGGCGATAAGATCCTAAAAGAGGTTAGTGATATTGTGAAGTCCTCTATCCGTCAAGGAGATATTGCCGCTAGGTGGGGTGGGGAGGAGCTATCCGTTTATTTACCGTTAATGGGAGTGGAGCAGGCAGGCTATGTAGCCGAGCGTATTCGCAAACGGGTGATGGAAGAAACCGAACCTAGTGTAACTGTATCCTGCGGTATAGCGGAATGGAGCTGGATGGACGATCGAGTAAGCGTCGAGTCATTGTTCTATCGAGCGGATATGGCGCTGTATAAAGCTAAGCATAATGGGCGTAACCAAGTTGTCGTTGATAAGTAA
- the cax gene encoding calcium/proton exchanger — MKKWISPALLVLTFILSAIGHYADWDHTLQFVLSAVAVVFVAGFLGRATESVAHYAGQRLGGFLNATFGNAAELIIAFFLVKEGLFDMVKASLTGSIIGNLLLVLGLSIFAGGMKFKVQNFNVTLAGMNGSLMIVAVIALFVPAMFFNTHSITEKDTDVLSLIVAGLLITSYMAWLIFSMITHKKHLEDVTEAGKEELATEHAPAWSRNRSILYLLLATVMVAFVSEWLVGTLETLTERFGFSELFVGAFLVAIIGNAAEHSAAIMLAMKNKIGAAVEIAVGSSLQIALFVAPVLIFASYFMGDTMDIVFTTIEIVAIGVAVFIAKSITQDGSTNWYEGLLLLTVYLILGVSFYLV; from the coding sequence TTGAAAAAATGGATTTCACCAGCCTTGCTGGTACTCACCTTTATCCTTAGTGCCATCGGCCACTATGCAGATTGGGACCATACGCTTCAGTTTGTTCTCTCTGCGGTCGCCGTTGTGTTTGTGGCTGGATTTCTGGGCCGCGCCACAGAAAGTGTGGCTCATTATGCTGGACAGCGGTTAGGTGGCTTCCTAAACGCTACCTTCGGAAATGCCGCTGAGCTAATCATTGCCTTTTTCCTAGTTAAGGAAGGACTGTTCGACATGGTGAAAGCCAGTCTTACCGGTTCCATTATTGGCAATCTGCTGCTTGTCCTAGGTTTAAGTATTTTCGCTGGTGGGATGAAGTTCAAAGTGCAGAATTTCAACGTAACCCTTGCCGGTATGAACGGCTCCCTAATGATCGTAGCGGTGATCGCCTTATTTGTACCGGCTATGTTCTTCAACACCCACTCCATAACAGAGAAAGATACAGACGTGCTCAGTTTAATCGTTGCTGGGCTGCTTATCACTTCGTACATGGCTTGGCTAATATTCTCCATGATTACGCATAAGAAACACCTAGAAGACGTTACAGAAGCGGGTAAGGAAGAGTTAGCAACTGAACATGCGCCTGCATGGTCTAGAAATAGATCCATCCTTTATCTACTACTTGCTACCGTAATGGTAGCCTTTGTGAGTGAATGGCTGGTAGGGACGCTAGAAACATTAACTGAACGCTTTGGATTTAGTGAACTGTTTGTAGGCGCCTTTCTCGTGGCAATCATCGGTAATGCCGCAGAACATAGTGCAGCCATTATGCTAGCCATGAAGAACAAAATTGGTGCGGCAGTAGAAATTGCTGTCGGAAGCAGTCTACAAATTGCCCTATTCGTAGCACCAGTACTTATCTTCGCCAGTTATTTCATGGGTGATACTATGGATATTGTGTTTACGACGATCGAAATTGTCGCCATTGGTGTAGCCGTTTTTATTGCCAAATCGATTACTCAGGATGGTTCGACCAACTGGTATGAGGGCCTCCTACTATTAACGGTCTACCTAATTCTCGGAGTCTCCTTTTATCTCGTATAA
- a CDS encoding Asp23/Gls24 family envelope stress response protein, producing the protein MTEQLQLEMGNIRISNDVVSKIAGLAALETPGIAAMSGGLSEGWAKRLSGKNVQKGVTVEVGQLEAAVDLRIIVLYETPIHEVCRMLQQNVREAVESMTGLHIVEVNVKVEGVAFKNDEIA; encoded by the coding sequence ATGACAGAACAACTTCAATTGGAAATGGGAAATATACGAATTTCAAATGACGTCGTCTCGAAAATTGCCGGATTGGCTGCCTTGGAAACTCCAGGAATTGCAGCCATGTCAGGTGGCCTATCAGAGGGCTGGGCGAAGCGTCTAAGTGGTAAGAACGTCCAAAAGGGCGTTACCGTTGAAGTAGGACAGCTAGAAGCAGCAGTGGACCTGCGTATTATTGTTCTCTATGAAACACCGATACATGAAGTGTGCCGGATGCTTCAACAGAACGTACGCGAAGCTGTGGAGAGCATGACTGGACTTCATATTGTTGAAGTAAATGTCAAAGTTGAAGGCGTAGCCTTTAAGAACGATGAAATCGCTTAA
- a CDS encoding YlaN family protein, whose protein sequence is MTSSELQEQFNLKAINLLQEDADKIQQLIEVQMENLATRYCPLYEEVLDTQMYGFSREVDFAVRAGLVPEITGKMVLSKLERNLAVLYEALNNKAKE, encoded by the coding sequence ATGACTTCGTCGGAATTACAGGAACAGTTTAATCTTAAAGCGATCAATCTTCTACAAGAAGATGCCGATAAAATTCAGCAACTTATTGAAGTGCAGATGGAAAATCTGGCAACACGCTACTGCCCTCTCTATGAGGAAGTGCTGGATACCCAAATGTACGGTTTCTCAAGAGAGGTCGATTTTGCGGTTAGAGCAGGTTTGGTGCCAGAGATTACCGGTAAAATGGTGCTGAGTAAGCTGGAGCGGAATTTAGCCGTACTTTATGAGGCTTTGAATAACAAAGCAAAGGAATAG
- a CDS encoding transglycosylase domain-containing protein, whose product MVQENKKKNVKKPSPRRSGLSRFGSVVKWMFILGIIGILFIGGAAVGYVTSMVKDEPVRSEEMIQQQVGQNAITGFAYFRDGAPIGQLRTEEDRRLIEYNDIPQLIIDAVLAIEDNNFNEHNGVDFKGTLRAVKQKLLNESVQTGGSTLTQQLARRVFLNLDRTEDRKAKEILLSLRLERFLTKQEILTAYLNKVPFGNGSNGYNVFGIKAASKGIFGLDDLDKLNIAQAAYLAGLPQLPSAYSAFNGIGKFNEKAFNRAMDRQQLVLRRMLEENKITTSQYDEALKFDIKSSLAPHTKKAYATYPYLMMETERKAAEIILSLNEEKNGTTDTASSSDNAVLLEEARQQLMTGGYRVYTTIDKKVYSAMHSISEDSNNFTKDSKTKGIEQTAGILIDNKTGAILGMIEGRDFNIEQMNYATQMVRQPGSTMKPISAYLPALDAGLIQPAGILDDAPIILKDGGKGFHIPKNANNRYQGLVTARYALNKSLNLPALKLFNEKVGIEDAWAFTKKLGITTLTEDDYRAQTGVIGGLRYGTSVEELTNAYSAIGNQGAFNDAYMIEKIVDSEGKIVYQHKVNPEQVFSKQTAYLMTDMLRTVITEGTASTVRRNYKHFKDVPIVGKTGSTQNYGDVWFMGYTPDVTLGMWVGYKEQINTLTGDTQKRQAQTLWAKVLNAVIDKQPDLFVTDKFTQPEGITKKTVSAYSGKLPTGLTDKFTTDIFNVKYVPTESDDGISKAKYITYNGVNYIPLEGTPEDFLKEKIVVKREKPIQELVKELLAAFPKMKEHKSLEYYMPADAKTDFPTEVDPRVDDGAAPTAPGNVSASYSTGKAVISFSPSGSPDVVGYRLYRSLNGGSFQKQAVIMADENKLFSPGTPASANATFYVTAVDVAGNETASGSVAGGTTPTPEATPTPDQQPETTPPTDSESTPGEDIEVPGTILPTPTETPSGGGNSNGNSNSGTAGNTTGNH is encoded by the coding sequence ATGGTTCAAGAGAACAAGAAAAAAAACGTAAAGAAGCCTTCACCCCGCAGATCTGGGCTTAGCAGGTTCGGTTCTGTAGTTAAGTGGATGTTTATTCTTGGCATAATAGGCATTCTATTCATCGGTGGTGCAGCAGTAGGATATGTCACTTCCATGGTGAAGGATGAACCTGTTCGTTCCGAGGAAATGATTCAACAGCAAGTCGGACAAAATGCTATCACCGGATTCGCATACTTCCGTGATGGCGCACCAATCGGCCAGCTTCGTACAGAAGAAGACCGAAGGCTCATTGAATACAACGATATCCCCCAGCTTATTATTGATGCAGTTCTCGCTATTGAGGACAATAATTTCAATGAGCATAATGGCGTGGATTTCAAAGGTACTTTACGTGCCGTCAAGCAAAAGTTATTAAATGAATCCGTTCAGACCGGAGGCAGTACACTAACTCAACAGCTCGCAAGACGTGTATTCCTCAATCTGGATCGAACAGAAGATCGCAAAGCAAAAGAAATTCTACTCTCGCTTAGACTTGAGCGCTTCTTGACCAAGCAAGAGATTTTAACGGCTTATCTGAACAAGGTTCCGTTCGGTAATGGCTCGAATGGCTATAACGTATTTGGGATTAAAGCTGCATCCAAAGGTATATTCGGTCTGGATGATCTAGACAAGTTGAATATTGCCCAAGCAGCGTATTTGGCCGGTCTTCCACAGCTCCCATCCGCTTATTCAGCATTCAATGGCATTGGAAAATTCAACGAAAAGGCGTTCAATAGAGCTATGGATCGTCAACAGCTTGTACTTCGTCGGATGCTAGAGGAGAATAAGATCACTACCTCCCAATATGATGAAGCACTTAAATTTGATATTAAGAGTTCTTTGGCTCCTCACACTAAAAAAGCCTATGCTACATATCCATACCTGATGATGGAAACGGAGCGTAAAGCAGCTGAGATTATTTTGTCACTAAATGAAGAGAAAAACGGTACAACTGATACTGCTAGCTCTAGTGATAATGCCGTACTTCTTGAGGAAGCAAGACAACAGTTAATGACCGGTGGTTACCGAGTCTACACCACGATTGATAAGAAAGTATACAGTGCAATGCACAGTATTTCCGAAGATAGTAATAATTTCACCAAGGATAGCAAAACAAAAGGTATAGAACAGACGGCTGGCATATTGATCGACAACAAGACCGGAGCCATTCTCGGTATGATTGAGGGTCGCGATTTTAATATCGAGCAAATGAACTACGCAACCCAAATGGTCCGGCAACCTGGCTCAACGATGAAGCCGATTTCAGCTTATTTACCTGCCTTGGATGCAGGACTGATTCAACCTGCTGGGATCTTGGATGATGCTCCAATCATTTTGAAGGATGGCGGAAAAGGATTCCATATCCCTAAGAATGCTAACAATCGCTATCAGGGCTTAGTTACGGCTCGCTATGCGCTTAATAAATCCCTCAACCTACCGGCGCTTAAACTGTTTAACGAGAAGGTCGGAATAGAGGATGCTTGGGCCTTTACTAAAAAGCTAGGGATTACTACCCTCACCGAAGATGATTACAGAGCGCAGACTGGGGTTATAGGCGGTCTTCGATACGGTACATCCGTTGAAGAATTAACCAATGCCTATTCTGCCATTGGCAATCAGGGAGCATTTAATGATGCTTACATGATCGAGAAGATTGTGGATTCGGAAGGCAAGATCGTTTACCAGCACAAGGTTAACCCTGAACAAGTATTCTCTAAGCAAACTGCTTATCTAATGACCGATATGCTGCGTACAGTAATCACAGAAGGTACTGCAAGTACAGTAAGAAGAAATTATAAACACTTTAAAGATGTTCCGATTGTAGGTAAAACTGGTTCCACTCAGAACTATGGAGATGTCTGGTTCATGGGCTACACACCTGATGTCACACTTGGCATGTGGGTTGGTTATAAAGAACAAATCAATACCCTTACAGGAGATACACAAAAACGACAAGCACAGACCTTATGGGCAAAAGTCTTGAATGCTGTTATTGATAAGCAGCCAGACTTGTTTGTTACAGACAAATTCACACAACCTGAGGGAATTACCAAAAAGACAGTTTCCGCATACAGCGGTAAACTACCAACGGGTCTGACAGACAAATTCACAACGGATATATTCAATGTGAAATATGTACCTACAGAGAGCGACGATGGGATTTCCAAAGCCAAGTATATTACTTACAATGGCGTCAATTATATCCCGCTCGAAGGTACACCGGAGGATTTCCTGAAAGAAAAAATCGTAGTTAAACGCGAAAAACCGATCCAGGAATTAGTTAAGGAGCTCTTGGCAGCCTTCCCTAAGATGAAGGAGCATAAATCGCTAGAGTATTATATGCCAGCCGATGCTAAGACAGATTTCCCTACTGAAGTCGATCCACGCGTGGACGATGGCGCTGCCCCTACTGCTCCTGGAAATGTTAGTGCCTCTTATAGCACTGGAAAAGCTGTGATCAGCTTCTCTCCAAGCGGCTCTCCAGATGTAGTCGGATACCGCTTATACCGTTCTTTAAACGGCGGGTCTTTCCAGAAGCAAGCTGTAATTATGGCTGACGAGAACAAGCTGTTCTCGCCAGGAACACCTGCGAGTGCTAATGCAACATTCTATGTTACCGCCGTTGATGTCGCAGGTAATGAGACAGCTTCTGGTAGCGTCGCTGGAGGTACTACACCAACACCGGAAGCAACACCAACTCCAGATCAGCAACCGGAGACAACGCCTCCTACAGACTCTGAGAGTACACCAGGAGAGGATATTGAGGTTCCAGGAACCATTTTACCTACTCCTACGGAAACTCCATCTGGCGGAGGTAACAGTAACGGAAACAGTAATAGTGGTACAGCCGGCAATACGACTGGAAACCATTAA